From the Heterodontus francisci isolate sHetFra1 unplaced genomic scaffold, sHetFra1.hap1 HAP1_SCAFFOLD_102, whole genome shotgun sequence genome, one window contains:
- the LOC137359398 gene encoding histone H2A-like translates to MSGRGKTGGKARAKAKSRSSRAGLQFPVGRVHRLLRKGNYAERVGAGAPVYLAAVLEYLTAEILELAGNAARDNKKTRIIPRHLQLAVRNDEELNMLLGGVTIAQGGVLPNIQAVLLPKKTSAQSSQKK, encoded by the coding sequence atgtctggaagaggaaagaccggcggcaaagctcgggccaaggccaagtctcgctcctcccgggctggactgcagttcccggtgggccgtgttcacaggctcctgagaaagggcaactatgctgagcgtgtgggtgctggagccccggtctatctggctgctgtgctcgagtatctgaccgctgaaatcctcgaactcgccggtaacgcggcccgggacaacaagaagacccgcatcatccccaggcacctgcagctggccgtccgcaacgacgaggagctcaacatgctgctgggaggggtgaccatcgctcagggcggggtgctgcctaatatccaggccgtgctgttgcccaagaaaaccagcgctcagagctcccagaaaaagtaa